From the Pyrinomonadaceae bacterium genome, one window contains:
- a CDS encoding histidine kinase dimerization/phospho-acceptor domain-containing protein — protein sequence MSQTESPDTELDRLRVTVQDYENRLSEAATLVAHVRHEINNPLAALLGQAQLLLREEDLSEKSRRRAETIESQAKRIEQIVGELRAVQAPSTALNNQS from the coding sequence ATGAGCCAAACAGAATCCCCCGACACCGAATTGGACCGCTTGCGGGTCACTGTTCAAGATTACGAAAACAGACTCTCCGAGGCGGCCACGTTAGTCGCGCACGTCAGGCATGAGATTAACAATCCACTGGCAGCTTTGTTGGGCCAGGCGCAGTTGCTTTTGCGTGAAGAAGACCTGAGCGAGAAGTCGCGGCGGCGCGCGGAAACTATCGAGAGTCAGGCGAAGAGGATCGAACAAATAGTGGGAGAGCTTCGGGCGGTGCAGGCGCCATCCACTGCACTCAACAATCAAAGCTAG
- a CDS encoding pirin family protein — protein MIKIRKSEERGHFDLGWLDTYHTFSFDQYYDPAHTHFRSLRVINEDRVATAKGFPTHSHRDMEIITYILSGELEHRDSMGNGSVIRPGDVQRMSAGTGVAHSEFNPSATEAVHLLQIWIMPRARNLPPGYEQKFFSEEERSGGLRLVASEDGRDGSVTIQQDARLYATIFPPGSSIEHTLADKRYAWIQVARGNLNVNGHELKQGDGAAVSNENQLRLAANDGAEVLLFDLA, from the coding sequence ATGATTAAAATTCGCAAATCAGAAGAACGCGGCCATTTTGATCTCGGCTGGCTCGACACTTATCACACCTTCTCGTTCGATCAGTATTACGATCCCGCGCATACGCATTTTCGCAGCTTGCGCGTCATCAACGAAGATCGGGTCGCCACGGCGAAGGGTTTTCCGACGCACTCGCACCGCGACATGGAAATCATCACGTACATCCTCTCAGGCGAGCTGGAGCATCGCGACAGCATGGGGAATGGTTCAGTAATTCGTCCCGGCGATGTGCAGCGCATGAGCGCCGGCACCGGTGTCGCGCACAGCGAATTCAATCCGTCAGCGACTGAGGCGGTGCACCTGCTGCAAATTTGGATTATGCCGCGGGCGCGAAATCTGCCGCCAGGCTACGAACAGAAATTCTTTTCGGAAGAAGAACGCAGCGGAGGCTTGCGCCTGGTGGCATCCGAAGACGGTCGCGACGGCTCAGTCACGATTCAGCAGGACGCGCGTCTGTATGCGACGATCTTCCCACCCGGCTCATCGATTGAGCACACGCTAGCCGACAAACGTTACGCCTGGATTCAAGTCGCGCGCGGAAACCTTAACGTCAACGGGCACGAGTTAAAGCAAGGCGACGGCGCCGCGGTCAGCAACGAAAATCAATTGCGACTCGCGGCTAACGACGGAGCGGAAGTGCTCCTGTTTGATCTCGCTTAA